CGCCAGACCGCTGGCGCGCAGCGCGGCCAGCGCCGTCGCGGCATTCGGCTGCGGTACCTGGGGCAGCGGCAGGTTCTCCAGCGCGCCCACGGCATCTTCAAAGCGCCAGTTGCTTTCCGTCACGCTGTAGCGCCAGTCCACGTCGCGACGCTTAAGCAGCGCCCCTTTTTCCTGCGCCACATCGGCGATGGTGTGCGGCATATCGGGTTCGCCGACGATCGCCGGTTTGCCTGGGCGGAAGATACCGGCTTTTTCACGGCCAATGCTTTCGCGATCGGGCCCCAGCCAGTCGGTATGATCCAGCGCGATGCTGGTGACCACCGCCACATCCGGGTCGACGATATTGGTGGCATCCAGACGCCCGCCTAAACCGACCTCGAGGATCACCACGTCGAGCTGCGCCTGCTTAAACAGCCACAGCGCGGACAGCGTGCCATATTCAAAATAGGTCAGGGAAATCTCGCCGCGCGCGGCTTCGATTTCGGCAAAAGCGGCGGTGTGCGCCGATTCCGCCAGCTCCGTGTTCTGCACCCGCACGCGCTCGGTATAGCGCACCAGATGCGGCGAGCTGTAGACCCCCACTTTGTACCCTGCAGCCATCAGCATGGCTTCCAGGGTGCGGCAGGTGGTGCCTTTGCCGTTGGTGCCCGCCACGGTGAAAACAAAGGGAGCCGGTTTCAGAACATCAAGGCGCGCCGCTACCTGGCTTACGCGCTCAAGTCCCATGTCGATGGCTTTACTGTGCAGGTTTTCCAGATAAGAAAGCCACGCGGCCAGGGGCGACGTGGCTTGGGGAAGAGTGATATTTTCCATGATGCGCGCTTTTCAGTTACGGTTAGAAAGCAAAAGGGCAGTGCCACTGGCCCTGCCCTTTTCAGTTATCAGGCCTCGGGTTCCTGATCCGGTACGACCACGCCTTCGCGCGGCTCATCCGGGCTCGGCGACGGCAGATTCATCAGCTTCGCCAGAACGCTGGCCAGTTTCAGGCGCATTTCCGGACGGCGGACGATCATGTCGATAGCGCCTTTCTCGATAAGGAACTCACTGCGCTGGAAACCCGGCGGCAGCTTTTCACGTACCGTTTGTTCGATTACACGCGGGCCGGCAAAGCCGATCAGCGCTTTCGGTTCAGCGATGTTCAGATCGCCCAGCATCGCGAAACTTGCCGATACGCCGCCCATGGTCGGGTCGGTCAGTACGGAGATGTACGGCAGACCGCGCTCCTGCATTTTCGCCAGCGCTGCAGAGGTTTTTGCCATCTGCATCAGCGACATCAGCGCTTCCTGCATACGGGCACCACCGGACGCGGAGAAGCAGATCAGCGGACAGTTGTCTTCCA
This DNA window, taken from Leclercia adecarboxylata, encodes the following:
- the folC gene encoding bifunctional tetrahydrofolate synthase/dihydrofolate synthase, which translates into the protein MENITLPQATSPLAAWLSYLENLHSKAIDMGLERVSQVAARLDVLKPAPFVFTVAGTNGKGTTCRTLEAMLMAAGYKVGVYSSPHLVRYTERVRVQNTELAESAHTAAFAEIEAARGEISLTYFEYGTLSALWLFKQAQLDVVILEVGLGGRLDATNIVDPDVAVVTSIALDHTDWLGPDRESIGREKAGIFRPGKPAIVGEPDMPHTIADVAQEKGALLKRRDVDWRYSVTESNWRFEDAVGALENLPLPQVPQPNAATALAALRASGLAVSEQAMRDGIQNAILAGRFQIVSESPRLILDVAHNPHAAAYLAGRLKSLPKTGRVLAVIGMLHDKDIGGTLACMESVVDSWYCAPLEGPRGATAEQLMEHLGEGKSFASVELAWRAAMADASPEDTVLVCGSFHTVAHVMDVMDAGRTGGK
- the accD gene encoding acetyl-CoA carboxylase, carboxyltransferase subunit beta, with the translated sequence MSWIERIKSNITPTRKASIPEGVWTKCDSCGQVLYRAELERNLEVCPKCDHHMRMSARNRLHSLLDEGSLVELGSELEPKDVLKFRDSKKYKDRLASAQKETGEKDALVVMKGTLHEMPVVAAAFEFSFMGGSMGSVVGARFVRAVEQALEDNCPLICFSASGGARMQEALMSLMQMAKTSAALAKMQERGLPYISVLTDPTMGGVSASFAMLGDLNIAEPKALIGFAGPRVIEQTVREKLPPGFQRSEFLIEKGAIDMIVRRPEMRLKLASVLAKLMNLPSPSPDEPREGVVVPDQEPEA